A portion of the Oxyura jamaicensis isolate SHBP4307 breed ruddy duck chromosome 9 unlocalized genomic scaffold, BPBGC_Ojam_1.0 oxy9_random_OJ106483, whole genome shotgun sequence genome contains these proteins:
- the LOC118157679 gene encoding mucin-4-like gives MALDVTTTEHIPTVPFPDLGKAELVATAAGATPGTAALHTEATPMQLDTGQVPSTAPAVSLPGGDLSPGTSSAGPRATTAQADGDRSPPASPSVGTSLSLVDGEKPTSSLQEYGTGTQPAALVSKTPINEGELGTAPPASSDPTTMAWEGSTSATPRASAVPGTLSTPGVPWAGIPWDSSATAGMAEGVSPSSSPPEVASDTSPLSPATLLPALGVPTARPNGSTARRAVGTASPGVGTDPAGTAPSHVIVTTGPSPDPSTPGTNVPKTKPPTSSPLLAPWGSRSALSATGDPSPSPDTAVPLGTTAGSQDPPPVTAQPAQTTATEGAGDRSRPAGDGSTTQAAPGSAPHESPAVDAPTATPSSGSTSVGTAPPVSPSSRASSTAQPGTATQEHSYSTAQPAVGRGTGTDTSLGTSGDVGLPPTLPTPVAGGAEPGTVRNTPVSPYAPGSQNPVAGTGTVSPAAPELVTAPSPALGHSTAEPDVSMSPPVLGDTSLAVVASSVTPSTSATGPAAGTSDANPSMVTAPSFSASSSTSALNGPRVTPGPPTGATSSTHRPAAEDKPSVGVPSLSAASTRTWEATATSRTVPIPSSDTEMPAGSPSRDTPVVTEHTTSAMAKATSSTRSPSVTHDVPVTPGRVTSHDASPAFAAVPSLAAGTPPAATSPAGTAPALGTQRGPATAARTPAHTTSSHRHPVTEPQPSHGLGPAVSLYPFGAEGGDREWVRRTVDFNSPLFKPEIGFPFGKALRDSLYFTDNGQIIFPPTDNAVPSNPNPPARGFSGREALPMVAVFWEDADFSRGVGTTWYQEYLTLGSTRDPLVRDVEEKVEKYLKTPYTARWTLKVTWEKAPAYPSQQDDAQTSTYQAVLSTDGNQSFALLLYQDGGMRWDYAGLAAGNVLIGFSSGDGYAQNNELTQQPPAVKYRPNQHRSSGTDVRGLWLYRLDSRGRVNYRLRCLAWLEAQPAPTTWSTELPPCPCSRPQAELDPRYRRSRGAERGAEPPPAAGVAATLRDGSDPVRVLRTASPSRAGAGVRCVYRGTSLLEGWQERAWSPPIRTTADEELEAFEWCCWRVEKPRFCTRFAEKRPRTGCKGYLPPTPASAFGDPHITTLDGLTYTFNGLGDFVLLLAGDAHSSFVLQGRTARTGTAQATNFVAFAAQYVSNTTTTVEWTLGSQGDIQVLLNYQTIQFSYSQDMGAEVHYSPGVLLVNASSVTATFDGTVSISTSASAGLLSVVCSLPDRYRNGTKGLLGVWDDNPADDFQMPNGSSIPVNSSEEEIFSYGMTWAVGEHSLFAQPLAAPEKNFTPTFLSRLRQENESQYQRAASQCRGSKECVYDMLSTGDMTLGLATQSLVEDFQEKKTALNTFPPVIVGDLSLTAFRTQRVTRQYRAEGPGALFVPHISPELNISENGTLTWEPRGTAPLSVTLQAVGPQHLAALLQLSFTLCSCRTSHECDYNNTATVSGSSLQLAACRCDDGYSGPFCQHPPDPCAQGCFPGVGCDPLAGCDPCPRGLTGDGRHCSDIDECAQGTACPGNGTCTNTVGSYTCSCPAGVEGEGPGCGTACGSQSCPEGFCSNGGRCHLHPSSCAPACVCPPAFTDQRCLVAGGDFRPPASPDLPRRSVRLRVRALQNATAGEVNATVSAILGSLEVKAFQSNTNISRMAAAGFAFAVVAEFAYGSSGSVIRFLNEELVGAITRAFNERRGWRDAGTHLLFEHLHLDNITDLVKLSVAELRHYFSCTLYGYEGYQLDYLGTTGFLCISPCKKGYCQHGGRCQHLPEGPTCSCTPFSIFSPAGARCEQLAVSLAAFLGILLGALALLCLLLAAACLALRLCRRHRDPWGTKDTFWRPRQFSSLMKAAERAVNTHGSGRHWEPRLQAIDPSVQIRIKRPQVRAPSQPALQP, from the exons ATGGCACTGGATGTCACCACCACAGAACACATCCCCACCGTGCCGTTTCCAGACCTGGGAAAGGCCGAGCTGGTGgccactgctgctggagccacCCCGGGCACTGCCGCCCTGCACACCGAGGCCACCCCAATGCAGCTGGACACGGGGCAGGTCCCCAGCACGGCCCCTGCTGTGTCACTGCCGGGTGGTGACCTCTCCCCTGGGACCTCCTCTGCAGGCCCCAGGGCCACCACGGCACAGGCGGACGGGGACAGATCCcctccagccagccccagcGTGGGCACGTCCCTGTCCCTCGTGGATGGAGAAAAGCCAACGTCTTCCCTCCAGGAGTATGGCACCGGGACCCAGCCGGCTGCCCTCGTTAGCAAAACTCCAATTAATGAaggagagctggggacagcaccGCCAGCCAGCAGTGATCCTACCACAATGGCATGGGAGGGCAGCACCAGTGCCACCCCACGTGCTTCGGCGGTGCCCGGGACACTCAGCACCCCTGGGGTACCGTGGGCAGGCATCCCGTGGGACAGCAGTGCCACCGCAGGGATGGCAGAGGGGGTGTCCCCATCCAGCAGCCCCCCGGAGGTGGCATCAGACacgtccccgctgtccccagccaccctgctgcctgcactgggTGTCCCTACTGCCCGCCCCAATGGTAGCACCGCCAGGCGAGCAGTGGGGACAGCGTCCCCGGGTGTGGGCACCGACCCAGCGGGGACAGCTCCCAGCCATGTCATCGTCACCACCGGGCCATCACCAGATCCATCCACCCCGGGAACCAACGTCCCCAAAACCAAGCCACCGACGAGCTCTCCCCTCCTGGCCCCCTGGGGCAGTCGCTCAGCCCTGTCGGCCACAGGTGACCCCAGCCCATCTCCGGACACAGCCGTGCCCCTCGGCACCACCGCGGGCAGCCAGGATCCCCCGCCTGTAACCGCTCAGCCTGCCCAAACCACAGCCACCGAGGGAGCCGGGGACAGGTCCCGGCCGGCAGGAGACGGCAGCACCACGCAGGCAGCGCCAGGCTCGGCCCCGCATGAAAGCCCTGCTGTGGATGCCCCGACAGCTACACCCAGCAGCGGGAGCACCTCCGTGGGGACAGCCCCACCGGTGTCACCCTcctccagagccagcagcactgctcagcccGGCACGGCCACGCAGGAGCACAGCTACAGCACTGCTCAGCCGGCAGTGGGCAGGGGTACGGGCACGGACACATCCCTGGGCACCTCGGGGGACGTGGGGCTGCCTCCCACTCTGCCCACCCCTgtggctgggggtgctgagccaGGCACCGTCAGGAACACCCCGGTGTCACCTTATGCACCGGGCAGCCAAAACCCTGTGGCAGGGACAGGCACGGTGTCACCCGCAGCTCCAGAGCTGGTCACAGCACCGTCCCCTGCCCTCGGTCACAGCACAGCGGAGCCAGACGTGAGTATGTCCCCTCCTGTGCTTGGGGACACCAGTCTGGCGGTGGTGGCATCCTCTGTGACACCCAGCACCAGTGCCACCGGTCCGGCAGCAGGAACAAGCGATGCCAATCCCAGCATGGTCACAGCACCTTCCTTCagtgcctccagcagcacctctgcccTGAACGGCCCCCGTGTCACCCCTGGGCCACCCACCggggccaccagcagcacccacaggcCAGCTGCTGAGGACAAGCCCTCTGTTGGGGTGCCCTCGCTGAGCGCTGCCAGCACACGCACGTGGGAAGCCACAGCCACGTCCCGGACagtccccatcccctccagcGACACCGAAATGCCAGCTGGCTCCCCCAGCAGAGACACCCCTGTGGTGACCGAGCACACCACATCTGCCATGGCAaaggccaccagcagcacccggTCCCCCTCGGTCACCCACGATGTCCCCGTCACCCCGGGCAGGGTGACGAGCCACGATGCCAGCCCTGCGTTTGCTGCCGTGCCCAGCCTGGCCGCGGGGACCCCgccagcagccaccagccccgCCGGGACAGCTCCTGCTTTGGGGACACAGAGGGGACCGGCCACCGCAGCGAGGACGCCTGCTCACACCACTTCCAGCCACAGACACCCCGTGAcagagccccagcccagccacgGGCTCG GCCCCGCGGTGTCCCTGTACCCGTTCGGCGCAGAGGGAGGTGACAGGGAGTGGGTCCGGAGGACGGTGGATTTTAATTCCCCCTTGTTCAAGCCGGAGATCGGGTTCCCCTTCGGGAAGGCGCTGCGTGACTCCCTCTAC TTTACAGACAACGGGCAAATCATTTTCCCTCCCACGGACAACGCCGTCCCCTCCAACCCCAACCCGCCTGCCCGGGGCTTCAGCGGCCGCGAGGCGCTGCCGATGGTGGCCGTGTTTTGGGAGGACGCCGACTTCTCGCGCGGCGTCGGCACCACCTGGTACCAG GAGTACCTCACCCTCGGCTCTACCCGAGACCCCCTCGTCCGTGACGTGGAAGAGAAGGTTGAGAAATACCTGAAAACCCCCTACACGGCGAGATGGACCCTGAAGGTGACGTGGGAGAAGGCCCCGGCGTACCCGTCCCAGCAGGACGATGCTCAG ACCAGCACGTACCAGGCCGTGCTCTCCACCGACGGGAACCAGTCCTTCGCCCTGCTGCTGTACCAGGACGGCGGCATGCGGTGGGACTACGCCGGGCTGGCAGCCGGGAACGTGCTCATCGGCTTCTCCAG CGGCGATGGGTATGCCCAAAACAACGAGCTGACTCAGCAGCCACCGGCTGTTAAATACCGACCCAACCAGCACCGCAGCTCTGGCACCG ATGTGCGGGGGCTGTGGCTGTACCGGCTGGACAGCCGCGGCCGGGTGAACTACCGCCTGCGCTGCCTGGCGTGGCTGGAGGCACAGCCTGCCCCAACCACCTGGAGCACGGAGCTGCCACCCTGCCCCTGCTCGCggccccaggcagagctggacCCCCGCTACCGCCgcagcagaggtgctgagcgtggggctgagccccctcccGCAGCCGGGGTGGCTGCCACCCTCCGGGATGGCTCAGACCCCGTGAGGGTGCTGCGCACCGCGTCCCCCAgccgggcaggagctggggtgcgGTGTGTGTACCGAGGCACAAGCTTGCTGGAGGGCTGGCAGGAGAGGGCCTGGAGCCCACCCATCCGCACCACGGCCG ACGAGGAGCTGGAGGCGTTTGAGTGGTGCTGCTGGCGCGTGGAGAAGCCCCGGTTCTGCACCAGGTTTGCCGAGAAGAGACCGAGGACCGGCTGCAAGGGATACCTGCCACCCACCCCTG CCAGTGCCTTCGGGGACCCCCACATCACCACCCTGGATGGCCTCACCTACACATTCAATGGCCTTGGGGActttgtcctgctgctggccggcGATGCCCACAGCAGCTTCGTGCTGCAAGGGCGCACGGCCCGGACCGGCACAGCCCAGGCCACCAACTTCGTGGCCTTCGCTGCCCAGTACGTCtccaacaccaccaccaca GTTGAGTGGACTTTGGGAAGCCAGGGTGACATCCAAGTCCTCCTGAACTACCAAACCATCCAGTTTTCCTACTCCCAAG ACATGGGTGCCGAGGTGCACTAcagccctggggtgctgctggtcAACGCCTCCTCCGTCACGGCCACCTTTGACGGCACCGTCTCCATCTCCACCTCAGCCAGCGCCGGGCTCCTCAGCGTGGTGTGCAGCCTGCCGGATCGGTACCGCAACGGCACCAAGGGCCTCCTGG GTGTGTGGGACGACAACCCTGCAGATGACTTCCAGATGCCAAACGGGAGCAGCATCCCTGTGAACAGCAGCGAGGAGGAGATCTTCAGCTACGGGATGACCT GGGCTGTTGGAGAGCACAGCCTGTTCGCCCAGCCCCTGGCCGCACCGGAGAAGAACTTCACCCCCACCTTCTTGTCTCGGCTGCGGCAGGAGAATGAAAGCCAGTACCAGCGGGCAGCCTCGCAGTGCCGCGGCAGCAAGGAGTGCGTCTACGACATGCTGAGCACGGGGGACATGACCCTGGGCCTGGCCACCCAGAGCCTCGTGGAGGACTTCCAGGAGAAGAAGACGGCGCTCA ACACCTTCCCTCCTGTCATCGTTGGGGACCTGTCGCTCACAGCCTTCAGGACGCAGCGGGTGACGAGGCAGTACCGAGCCGAGGGGCCGGGTGCGCTCTTTGTCCCCCACATCTCCCCGGAGCTCAACATTTCGG AGAACGGCACCCTGACGTGGGAGCCCCGCGGGACGGCCCCGCTCAGCGTCACCCTGCAGGCCGTGGGCCCCCAGCACCTCGCCgccctgctccagctcagcTTCACCCTCTGCAGCTGCCGCACGAGCCACGAGTGTGACTACAACAACACGGCCACCGTCAGCGGCTCCTCCCTGCAG ctggcagcctgcaggtgTGATGACGGCTACTCGGGTCCCTTCTGCCAGCACCCGCCGGACCCCTGCGCCCAGGGGTGCTTCCCCGGGGTGGGCTGCGACCCGCTCGCCGGCTGCGACCCCTGCCCACGTGGCCTGACGGGGGACGGGAGGCACTGCTCGG ATATCGATGAGTGCGCACAGGGGACGGCGTGTCCGGGGAACGGCACCTGCACCAACACCGTGGGCAGCTAcacctgctcctgcccagctggtGTGGAGG GCGAGGGGCCTGGCTGTGGCACAGCCTGCGGGTCCCAGTCCTGCCCCGAGGGCTTCTGCAGCAACGGGGGGCGCTGCCACCTGCACCCCTCCTCCTGTGCGCCCGCCTGCGTGTGTCCCCCGGCCTTCACCGACCAGCGCTGCCTGGTGGCAGGGGGGGACTTTCGGCCCCCGGCCAGCCCAG ATCTGCCCCGGAGGAGCGTGCGGCTGCGGGTCAGGGCGCTGCAAAATGCCACAGCCGGGGAAGTCAACGCCACC GTCTCAGCCATCCTGGGCTCCCTGGAGGTGAAGGCTTTCCAGAGTAACACCAACATCTCCCGCAT GGCCGCTGCTGGCTTCGCCTTCGCCGTGGTGGCCGAGTTCGCCTACGGCAGCAGCGGCTCCGTGATCCGCTTCCTGAACGAGGAGCTGGTGGGGGCCATCACCAGAGCCTTCAACGAGCGGCGGGGATGGCGGGACGCGGGCACACACCTCCTCTTCGAGCACCTGCACCTGGACAACATCACCGACCTGGTGAAGC TGTCGGTGGCGGAGCTGAGGCACTACTTCTCCTGCACTCTGTACGGCTACGAAGGCTACCAGCTGGACTACCTGGGGACCACCGGCTTCCTCTGCATCTCCCCTTGCAAGAAGGGCTACTGCCAGCACGGCGGCCGGTGCCAGCACCTGCCCGAGGGCCCCACGTGCAG CTGCACCCCCTTCTCCATCTTCTCCCCGGCCGGTGCCCGGTGCGAGCAGCTCGCCGTCAGCCTCGCCGCCTTCCTCGGCATCCTGCTGGgggccctggctctgctctgcctcctgctcgCCGCCGCCTGCCTCGCCTTGCGCCTCTGCCGCCGGCACCGGGACCCCTGGGG GACCAAGGACACCTTCTGGAGGCCTCGGCAGTTCTCCT ccctgatgaaggcagcagagagagcagTGAACACCCACGGCTCGGGAAGGCACTGGGAGCCGCGGCTCCAGGCCATCGACCCATCCGTCCAG ATAAGGATCAAGAGACCCCAGGTCAGGGCTCCAAgccagcctgccctgcagccgtag
- the LOC118157682 gene encoding LOW QUALITY PROTEIN: activated CDC42 kinase 1-like (The sequence of the model RefSeq protein was modified relative to this genomic sequence to represent the inferred CDS: inserted 6 bases in 3 codons; deleted 2 bases in 2 codons) produces the protein MPPPPMPPPPRSGAGGGQRARRQRSREEGGDARARATFCHVIPRPAPALAAPRQARASPQSPPLAAAAPAMGERCDYQRLSSAEEEEEMPGPLPHSLSDSTGLRAPRPGGGHHGRPPQQDVTLGMPCRRKLSCSMQSEEGTDWLLELLTELQLQQYFLRIRDELNVTRLSHFEYVKNEDLEKIGMGRPGQRRLWEAVKRRKAMCKRKSWMSKVFSGKRPESELPPXQPQSTFRKPPTPPPPGHRGPXHSLTCLIRERDLSLFEKLGDGSFGVVRRGEWCTPAGKTLNVAVKCLKTDVLSQPEVLDDFIREVNAMHSLDHKNLIRLYGVVLSHPMKMVTELAPLGSLLDRLRKNQGHFLISTLCQYAIQVAKGMAYLESKRFIHRDLAARNILLASNEQVKIGDFGLMRALPKNDDHYVMQEHRKVPFAWCAPESLKTRTFSHASDTWMFGVTLWEMFTYGQEPWIGLNGSQILHKIDKEGERLPRPEDCPQDVYNVMLQCWAHKPEDRPTFVALRDFLMEAQPTDMRALQDFEEPDKLHIQMNDIITVIEGRAENYWWRGQNKRTLKVGQFPRNTVTSVAGLSAHDISQPLKNSFIHTGHGDTNPQQCWGFPDKIDELYLGNPMDPPDILGVDLTAARPTQLPGRAKRQPPPRPPQPSILLTKPSYDPVSEEDEGLSSGFRKLCLKKPGPGKGLRLAKPSARVPGTKVGERQPGRPPNEGPASGEVTLIDFGEEVPPASPSPVGELTAPSLAKLAMEAFSLLDKTPPQSPTRALPRPLHPTPVVDWDARPLPPPPAYDDVAQDEDDFEVCSINSPPRARGSRAGLPRARERGETNYGFVDEGERAAGLEDNLFLPPKEAKQPSLTQTTEIFEELQQECMKRFNVPRGPAACPADDKPQIPPRVPIPPRPLRRNEPGRWSGELSPASGGEEDRPXPRSPPRDPLSQPTSRTPSPMALQVGSPQQRGALCSCLSTSPGKPMPTTQSFALDPKYATPKVIQAQGKDCSKGPCILPIVKDGQKVSSTHYYLLPERPAYLDKYEKFFKEAKSPEEAPASRVVTTATVRPMVQQQPDYKANFSSNNSNLGPKCLVKASCSLQKIVYDGPDGYRPSEKIRLVQDMVHGVTTEECQAALQNHGWNVQRAIQYLKVEQLFCLGLKSRVECHRVLEMFDWNLAQASSHLLDPCGSSRQKR, from the exons ATGCCACCACCACCGATGCCACCTCCTCCCCGCTCGGGAGCCGGGGGGGGACAGCGGGCACGCAGGCAGCGGAGCCGGGAGGAAGGCGGCGATGCCAGGGCTCGGG CAACTTTCTGCCATGTGATCCCACGCCCGGCTCCAGCCCTCGCCGCCCCCAGGCAGGCGCGGGCGTCTCCGCAGAGCCCCCCGCTCGCCGCCGCGGCCCCAGCCATGGGCGAGAGATGCGACTACCAGCGCCTGAGCAgcgccgaggaggaggaggagatgcccggccccctgccccacagcctctcGGACAGCACCGGGCTGCGAGCCCCGCGGCCGGGCGGTGGGCACCACGGGCGGCCCCCCCAGCAGGACGTCACCCTGGGCATGCCATGCCGGCGG AAGCTGAGCTGTAGCATGCAGTCGGAGGAGGGCACGGactggctgctggagctgctcaccgagctgcagctgcagcagtactTCCTGCGCATCCGGGACGAGCTCAACGTCACCCGCCTCTCCCACTTCGAGTACGTCAAAAATGAGGATCTGGAGAAGATCGGCATGGGGCGCCCCG GCCAGCGGCGGCTGTGGGAGGCGGTGAAGCGGAGGAAAGCCATGTGCAAGAGGAAATCCTGGATGAGCAAG GTGTTCAGCGGCAAGCGCCCCGAGTCGGagctgccccc ccagccccagagcaccTTCCGCAAGCCGCCCACGCCGCCCCCCCCCGGACACCGGGGGCC GCACTCGCTGACCTGCCTGATCCGGGAGCGGGACCTGTCGCTCTTCGAGAAGCTGGGCGATGGCTCCTTCGGCGTCGTGCGCCGCGGCGAGTGGTGCACGCCCGCCGGCAAGACG CTCAACGTGGCCGTGAAGTGCCTCAAGACGGACGTGCTGAGCCAGCCGGAGGTGCTGGACGACTTCATCCGCGAGGTGAACGCCATGCACTCCCTGGACCACAAGAACCTCATCCGCCTCTACGGCGTGGTGCTCTCCCACCCCATGAAGATG GTGACAGAGCTGGCCCCGCTGGGCTCCCTGCTGGACCGTCTGCGGAAGAACCAGGGCCACTTCCTCATCTCCACGCTGTGCCAGTACGCCATCCAGGTGGCCAAGGGCATGGCCTACCTGGAGTCCAAGCGCTTCATCCACCGCGACCTGGCCGCCCGCAACATCCTGCTGGCCTCCAACGAGCAGGTCAAGATCGGGGACTTCGGGCTCATGCGGGCCCTGCCCAAAAACGACGACCACTACGTGATGCAGGAGCACCGCAAGGTGCCCTTCGCCTG GTGTGCTCCCGAGAGCCTCAAGACGCGCACCTTCTCCCACGCCAGCGACACCTGGATGTTCGGGGTGACGCTCTGGGAGATGTTCACCTACGGGCAGGAGCCCTGGATCGGCCTCAACGGCAGCCAG ATCCTGCACAAGATCGACAAGGAGGGCGAGCGGCTGCCGCGGCCCGAGGACTGTCCCCAGGACGTCTACAACGtcatgctgcagtgctgggcgCACAAACCCGAGGACCGGCCGACCTTCGTGGCCCTGCGGGACTTCCTGATGGAG gCCCAGCCCACCGACATGAGGGCCCTGCAGGACTTCGAGGAGCCCGACAAGCTGCACATCCAGATGAACGATATCATCACCGTCATCGAGGGCAG GGCCGAGAATTACTGGTGGCGGGGTCAGAATAAGCGGACCCTAAAAGTGGGCCAGTTCCCCCGAAACACGGTGACCTCGGTGGCGGGGCTGTCGGCCCACGACATCAGCCAGCCGCTTAAAAACAGCTTCATCCACACAGGCCATGGAGACACCAACccgcagcagtgctgggggttTCCCGATAAAATTGATGA GCTGTACCTGGGAAATCCCATGGACCCTCCTGACATTTTAGGTGTGGACCTGACTGCTGCCAGACCCACCCAGCTTCCAGGAAGGGCTAAAA GGCAGCCGCCTCCGCGCCCGCCTCAGCCTTCAATCCTGCTTACGA AGCCCTCCTACGACCCGGTCAGCGAGGAGGACGAGGGCCTGTCGTCTGGCTTCCGAAAACTCTGCCTGAAGAAGCCGGGCCCGGGGAAGGGTCTGCGGCTGGCCAAGCCCTCTGCCCGCGTGCCGGGCACCAAGGTGGGCGAGCGGCAGCCCGGCCGGCCACCCAACGAGGGACCGGCGAGCGGCGAGGTGACCCTCATCGACTTCGGGGAGGAGGTGCCCCCCGCCAGCCCCTCGCCCGTGGGGGAGCTGACGGCCCCCTCCCTCGCCAAGCTGGCCATGGAGGCCTTCTCGCTGCTGGACAAGACC CCCCCGCAGAGCCCCACGCGAGCCCTGCCCCGACCCCTCCACCCCACGCCGGTGGTGGACTGGGACGCACGGCCCttgcccccgccgcccgcctaCGACGACGTGGCGCAGGACGAGGACGACTTCGAGGTGTGCTCCATCAACAGCCCCCCCCGGGCG AGGGGCAGCCGAGccgggctgcccagggcacgCGAGCGGGGCGAGACCAACTACGGCTTCGTGGACGAGGGCgagcgggcggcggggctggaGGACAACCTCTTCCTGCCCCCCAAGGAGGCCAAGCAGCCCAGCCTGACGCAGACCACCGAGATCTtcgaggagctgcagcaggagtgcATGAAGAGGTTCAACGTGCCCCGGGGGCCGGCCGCCTGCCCGGCAGATGACAAACCCCAAATCCCACCCCGCGTCCCCATCCCGCCCCGGCCCCTGCGCCGCAACGAGCCCGGGCGCTGGTCGGGGGAGCTGTCCCCAGCCTCGGGGGGCGAGGAGGACCGTCC CCCCAGAtcccccccccgggacccgcTGTCGCAGCCCACCTCGCggacccccagccccatggcccTGCAGGTGGGCTCCCCCCAGCAGCGCGGcgccctctgctcctgcctctccacctCGCCGGGGAAACCCATGCCCACCACGCAGAGCTTCGCCCTCGACCCCAAATACGCCACCCCCAAGGTGATCCAGGCGCAGGGCAAGGACTGCTCCAAGGGGCCCTGCATCCTGCCCATCGTGAAGGACGGGCAGAAGGTCAGCAGCACCCACTACTACCTGCTGCCCGAGCGCCCTGCCTACCTGGACAAGTACGAGAAGTTTTTCAAGGAGGCCAAAAGCCCCGAGGAGGCGCCGGCGTCCCGCGTGGTCACCACGGCCACCGTCCGGCCcatggtgcagcagcagccggaCTACAAGGCCAACTTCTCCTCCAACAACAGCAACCTCGGGCCCAAGTGCCTGGTGaaagcctcctgcagcctccagaaGATTGTCTATGATGGGCCGGATGGCTACCGCCCCTCCGAGAAGATCCGGCTG gtgcaggacatgGTGCACGGCGTCACCACGGAGGAGTGCCAGGCGGCCCTGCAGAACCACGGCTGGAACGTCCAACGGGCCATCCAGTACCTGAAG GTGGAGCAGCTCTTCTGCCTGGGGCTGAAGTCCCGCGTGGAGTGCCACCGGGTGCTGGAGATGTTCGACTGGAACCTGGCGCAGGCCAGCTCCCACCTCCTCGACCCCTGCGGCTCCTCCCGGCAGAA GCGGTGA